A window of Aeromicrobium duanguangcaii genomic DNA:
GGTGGCGGCGACGTCGAGCCCGTGCTGGTACGGCATCCAGAACGGCGCGAAGAGGTCACGGAGCGCGCGATTGCTGCGCCGCACCAGGGGCCGGCGACGGCGACGGGCCGCGATCATCGGGCCGGGGTTGGCGAAGACGGTGACCATCGCGACGATCTCGCCGCGCGCCGCGCGCAGGTCCTTGCCGATGATGAAGCCGACGAACCGCACCAGCGAGCCCAGGAACAGCCGGATGCTGGTCAGCGGGAACTTCAGCGGGTCGCTGTTGGCGAGCATCGTGTACAGCGCGGCGGCTCGGCGCTCGCCGGCCTTCTCGGGGACGCCCTTGCGCCGGACCCGCCGCCGATTGCTGGTGGCCTCGGCGTGGAACACGATCGAGGCGGGCGCGGTGCGCACCCGGTAGCCGGCACGGTTCGCCCGCCAACCGAAGTCGATGTCGTCGAAGAACAGCGGCAGTCGCGGATCGGTGCCGCCGAGGCGCTCCCACACATCGCGTCGGACGAGCATCCCGGCCGAACCGACGGCCAGGACGTCCCGGGCCCGGTCGTGCTGACCGGCGTCCGGCTCACCGGACTCCAGCATCGTCTCGCGCTGGCCGGTGCCCGTGACGGTGAGGCCGACCTCGAGCAGGCGGCGCAGCGACGGCCACTCGCGGACCTTGGGCCCGACCACGCCGATGCCCGGGTCCGCGGTCGCCTCGTCGAGCAGCGCCGAGAGCGCGTCGGGATCGCAGATCTGGTCGTCGTGCAGCAGCCAGATCCAGTCGTAGGCCTCGGCCTCGGACTCGACGGCCACGGCCACCTGGGCGCCGAACCCGCTGCGCGGCGGCGCCTTGACGACCCGCGAGGCGCCCGCGTGGGCCTCCAGCAGGTCGCGCGTCGCCGGGTCGCTGTCGTCATGGACCAGCACGAGGTGGTCGGGACGGTGATCCAGGCGGTCGAGGGCGGCCAGTGTCTGGGGCAGCCACCGCGATCCGCGGTGGGCCACCAGCACGGCGAGGACGGTGGGAGGCCGCGATCGCCAGGCGGCGACCGGAGCGTCCAGTTCTGCGTCGTCGTGCATGCTCGCCACCCTAGGCGGTTGTGACGAACCGCCGGAGGTCAACGAAACGTGGGATCAGGCGCGCTTCTTGAGCTTGCGACGCTCGCGCTCGGACAGTCCACCCCAGATGCCGAAGCGCTCGTCATGGGCGAGGGCGTACTCGAGGCACTCACCCTTGACGTCGCAACTCAGGCACACACGCTTGGCTTCACGCGTGGAGCCGCCCTTCTCAGGGAAGAACGACTCGGGGTCGGTTTGAGCGCACAGCGCGCGCTCCTGCCACATGAGCTCGGGGTCGTCGCCCTCGATCCAACCGACTAATGACATGTCTGTAATTACAGACGTCCTCCTGCCAAACGTCAAGCCGAATAGCAAATGTCAGGGAATCCTCGGCGTGTCGCGCTTCGGTCGAACGCTAGCGTCGACCCGGTGACAACGACTCTCGCGACCGTTCTGACCCCCTCCCCCGCCCCCGTGGTGACCTACTACGACGTCTCCACCGGCGAGCGGGTCGAGCTCAGCGGCGTGACCCTGGCGAACTGGGTGGCCAAGGTCGCGAACCTGCTGGTGGACGAGCTCGACGCCGAGCGCGGCACGCGCGTGCGCATCGGGCTGCCCAGCCACTGGCTGCGCGCGGTCTGGCTGCTCGGCGCGTGGCGGGTCGGCGCGATCGTCACCGACCACGCGGCCGACATCGGCCTGTCCGGCCCTGAGCTCGAGGCCGACGAGCCTGTCCGCCTGGCCGCGTCGCTGCGACCGCTGGGCGGTCGATTCGCCCAGGAGCCGGCCGGCTTCCTCGACACCGCGATCCACGTGCCGGCCAGCCCGGACGTCTTCATCGACCTCGATCCGCCGACGCCGGACGACGTCGCGATCGACCTCGACGGCCGCTCCCTGACGCACGCAGAGCTGCTCGCGGGTCCGCGCCTGACCGAGCGTGTCGTGCGCGAGCCGCAGCCACTGGCGGCCGATGCGGCCGACCTCGCGGCGGCACTGGCGGGCGGGGGCTCGCTCGTCATCGTCGCGGGCGCCAGGCCCGAGGACCTGGAGCGCATCGCCGCGCAGGAACGCGCCACCCTCGACGGGCGGGGACGTTGAGGTGATCGCGATGAGTGGTGCCCTAGACTCGACGGGGCATCTCGGCTGTGTCTGGGTGCCCGCGACAGCTCACGACAGGAACCACGCATGACCCCAACGGTCGACGACCCGCAGGCCTACGGCCTGACCCGGGTGGGCGGCCGACCCCCGCTGCTGGAATATCTGCGGGGAGTCGCGCAGCGCAAGGACTTCATCGTCTCCCTGGCCAAGTTCCGGATCGAGGCCGAGAACCAGCGCCAACGCCTCGGCATGCTCTGGATCGTCCTCAAGCCCATCCTGAACGCGGCCGTCTTCGGCATCGTGTTCGGCATCCTCATGGCCAGCACCAAGAACGTCCCGGACTTCGTGCCGTTCCTGATCATCGGCGTGTTCATGTTCGAGTTCTTCTCGGCGTGCATGGGCAGCGGCTCGAAGTCGATCACGTCCAACCAGGCTCTCGTGCAGAGCCTGGCGTTCCCACGCATGTCCCTGCCGATCTCGGTCGTGGTGCAGAAGTTCCTGCAGCTGCTGCCGACGGTCCTGCTGCTGTTCGTCTTCCTGCTGATCCTGGGCCACCGGCCGACGCTCAGCTGGCTGTTGATGGTGCCGCTGCTCGCCCTGTACTTCCTGTTCTGCCTGGGCGTCGCGTTCATCACCGCGCGCCTCACCGTGCACCTGCCCGACCTGGCGAACCTGCTGCCGTTCATCACGCGGTTCTTCTTCTACACGACCGGCATCTTCTTCAGCTTCGACATCCGGTTCGAGGGCTCCACGGCGTTGCTCGAGGCGGTCCAGTACCAGCCGATGTACGCCTTCCTGAGCCTGTCGCGCGAACTGCTGCTGGACTCCGATCCGCTGTACGACGTGCGGATGCAGTTCTGGCCGATCATCGCGGTCTGGTCGATCGCGCTGGTCATCGTCGGAACCATCTTCTTCTGGGCTGCCGAGGAGCGTTATGGCCGTGTCGACTGAGCCCACCGAGTCCCGGCTCACTCCGGACGGACGCCGTCCGGTCGTGGTCGTGCAGGACCTGCACGTCGAGTACAAGGTCTACGCCACGGGCAAGCGCGCCACCGAGGCCGACCGCGGCGGCGTGCTGCGGCGCGGCAAGCGCACCCGGTCCGTGCACGCCCTGAAGGGCATCACCTTCACCGCGTACGAGAACGACAGCATCGGCGTCATCGGGTCCAACGGCTCGGGCAAGTCGACCCTGATGCGCGCCATCACGGGCCTGACGCCCGCCAGCCGCGGCGCCATCTACGCCAGCAGCCGTCCCAGCATGCTCGGCGTCGGCGCGGCCCTCATCAAGCCCCTGTCGGGCCAGCGCAACGTCATCCTGGGCGGCCTCGCCCTCGGCTTCTCCAAGGCCGAGATCGAGGAGCGCTACGACGAGATCGTCGACTTCGCCGGCATCCGTCCCTTCATCGACCTGCCGATGCGGAC
This region includes:
- a CDS encoding WhiB family transcriptional regulator; this translates as MSLVGWIEGDDPELMWQERALCAQTDPESFFPEKGGSTREAKRVCLSCDVKGECLEYALAHDERFGIWGGLSERERRKLKKRA
- a CDS encoding TIGR03089 family protein; its protein translation is MTTTLATVLTPSPAPVVTYYDVSTGERVELSGVTLANWVAKVANLLVDELDAERGTRVRIGLPSHWLRAVWLLGAWRVGAIVTDHAADIGLSGPELEADEPVRLAASLRPLGGRFAQEPAGFLDTAIHVPASPDVFIDLDPPTPDDVAIDLDGRSLTHAELLAGPRLTERVVREPQPLAADAADLAAALAGGGSLVIVAGARPEDLERIAAQERATLDGRGR
- a CDS encoding ABC transporter permease, translating into MTPTVDDPQAYGLTRVGGRPPLLEYLRGVAQRKDFIVSLAKFRIEAENQRQRLGMLWIVLKPILNAAVFGIVFGILMASTKNVPDFVPFLIIGVFMFEFFSACMGSGSKSITSNQALVQSLAFPRMSLPISVVVQKFLQLLPTVLLLFVFLLILGHRPTLSWLLMVPLLALYFLFCLGVAFITARLTVHLPDLANLLPFITRFFFYTTGIFFSFDIRFEGSTALLEAVQYQPMYAFLSLSRELLLDSDPLYDVRMQFWPIIAVWSIALVIVGTIFFWAAEERYGRVD
- a CDS encoding ABC transporter ATP-binding protein, which encodes MAVSTEPTESRLTPDGRRPVVVVQDLHVEYKVYATGKRATEADRGGVLRRGKRTRSVHALKGITFTAYENDSIGVIGSNGSGKSTLMRAITGLTPASRGAIYASSRPSMLGVGAALIKPLSGQRNVILGGLALGFSKAEIEERYDEIVDFAGIRPFIDLPMRTYSSGMTARLKFAIATIRNHEILIVDEALAVGDRKFRKRSEQRIREIRDNAGTVFLVSHSMQSIRDTCNRVIWIEKGELIMDGDPAEVIAAYEETR